One region of Solanum pennellii chromosome 6, SPENNV200 genomic DNA includes:
- the LOC107023760 gene encoding probable protein phosphatase 2C 26 isoform X1 — protein sequence MAISILRPSISLPQHFLNSMNPQKFSSISVITKKHSFLHCVASDSAPSPSRQEMSLSVGMYLIPHPNKVEKGGEDAFFVSSDNGEVIVVADGVSGWAEKNVDPALFSRELVANVSSLVGNVEVNDDPRILIKGAHAATSSIGSATVIVSVFKNGILKIASVGDCGLRVIRKGQMIFSTFPLEHYFDCPYQLSSEAVTQTYLDAIVSTVNLQVGDTIIMGSDGLFDNIFDQEIVSVVTTNDDVSNTAKALADLARNHSVDTKFDSPFSLEARARGFDVPWWKKVFGMKLTGGKLDDITVIVGKVKNT from the exons ATGGCGATTTCCATTCTCAGGCCTTCGATTTCTCTTCCTCAACACTTTCTCAATTCAATGAATCCCCAAAAATTTAGCTCAATTTCAGTAATCACAAAGAAACACAGTTTTCTTCATTGCGTTGCATCGGATTCTGCTCCTTCTCCGTCTAG GCAAGAGATGTCATTAAGTGTTGGAATGTACCTAATTCCTCATCCCAACAAG GTTGAGAAAGGTGGAGAAGATGCATTCTTTGTGAGCAGTGATAATGGGGAAGTGATTGTTGTTGCTGATGGTGTTTCTGG TTGGGCTGAAAAGAATGTGGATCCTGCACTGTTCTCCAGAGAATTGGTGGCTAACGTTTCTTCTTTGGTGGGGAATGTGGAG GTCAATGATGATCCTCGGATTCTCATAAAGGGAGCCCATGCTGCTACATCATCTATTGGTTCAGCTACGGT AATTGTTTCTGTATTCAAGAACGGAATTTTGAAGATAGCCAGTGTTGGGGATTGTGGACTACGGGTTATTCGTAAAG GTCAGATGATTTTCTCCACTTTTCCACTCGAACACTATTTTGACTGCCCATACCAGTTGAGCTCAGAGGCTGTTACTCAAACATACCTTGATGCCATA GTTAGCACGGTGAACTTGCAAGTAGGAGATACAATCATAATGGGCTCAGATGGCCTCTTTGATAATATTTTCGATCAAGAGATTGTTTCAGTTGTGACCACAAATGATGATGTCTCTAATACTG CAAAGGCATTAGCTGATTTGGCGCGCAACCATTCTGTGGATACCAAATTCGACTCCCCTTTTTCACTGGAGGCTAGAGCAAGG GGATTTGATGTTCCTTGGTGGAAGAAAGTATTTGGAATGAAGTTAACAG GAGGAAAACTCGATGATATTACAGTCATTGTTGGAAAAGTGAAAAACACGTGA
- the LOC107023760 gene encoding probable protein phosphatase 2C 26 isoform X2, which produces MAISILRPSISLPQHFLNSMNPQKFSSISVITKKHSFLHCVASDSAPSPSRQEMSLSVGMYLIPHPNKVEKGGEDAFFVSSDNGEVIVVADGVSGWAEKNVDPALFSRELVANVSSLVGNVEVNDDPRILIKGAHAATSSIGSATVIVSVFKNGILKIASVGDCGLRVIRKGQMIFSTFPLEHYFDCPYQLSSEAVTQTYLDAIVSTVNLQVGDTIIMGSDGLFDNIFDQEIVSVVTTNDDVSNTVV; this is translated from the exons ATGGCGATTTCCATTCTCAGGCCTTCGATTTCTCTTCCTCAACACTTTCTCAATTCAATGAATCCCCAAAAATTTAGCTCAATTTCAGTAATCACAAAGAAACACAGTTTTCTTCATTGCGTTGCATCGGATTCTGCTCCTTCTCCGTCTAG GCAAGAGATGTCATTAAGTGTTGGAATGTACCTAATTCCTCATCCCAACAAG GTTGAGAAAGGTGGAGAAGATGCATTCTTTGTGAGCAGTGATAATGGGGAAGTGATTGTTGTTGCTGATGGTGTTTCTGG TTGGGCTGAAAAGAATGTGGATCCTGCACTGTTCTCCAGAGAATTGGTGGCTAACGTTTCTTCTTTGGTGGGGAATGTGGAG GTCAATGATGATCCTCGGATTCTCATAAAGGGAGCCCATGCTGCTACATCATCTATTGGTTCAGCTACGGT AATTGTTTCTGTATTCAAGAACGGAATTTTGAAGATAGCCAGTGTTGGGGATTGTGGACTACGGGTTATTCGTAAAG GTCAGATGATTTTCTCCACTTTTCCACTCGAACACTATTTTGACTGCCCATACCAGTTGAGCTCAGAGGCTGTTACTCAAACATACCTTGATGCCATA GTTAGCACGGTGAACTTGCAAGTAGGAGATACAATCATAATGGGCTCAGATGGCCTCTTTGATAATATTTTCGATCAAGAGATTGTTTCAGTTGTGACCACAAATGATGATGTCTCTAATACTG TTGTTTGA
- the LOC107023760 gene encoding probable protein phosphatase 2C 1 isoform X3, with the protein MLLHHLLVQLRYRIVSVFKNGILKIASVGDCGLRVIRKGQMIFSTFPLEHYFDCPYQLSSEAVTQTYLDAIVSTVNLQVGDTIIMGSDGLFDNIFDQEIVSVVTTNDDVSNTAKALADLARNHSVDTKFDSPFSLEARARGFDVPWWKKVFGMKLTGGKLDDITVIVGKVKNT; encoded by the exons ATGCTGCTACATCATCTATTGGTTCAGCTACGGT ATAGAATTGTTTCTGTATTCAAGAACGGAATTTTGAAGATAGCCAGTGTTGGGGATTGTGGACTACGGGTTATTCGTAAAG GTCAGATGATTTTCTCCACTTTTCCACTCGAACACTATTTTGACTGCCCATACCAGTTGAGCTCAGAGGCTGTTACTCAAACATACCTTGATGCCATA GTTAGCACGGTGAACTTGCAAGTAGGAGATACAATCATAATGGGCTCAGATGGCCTCTTTGATAATATTTTCGATCAAGAGATTGTTTCAGTTGTGACCACAAATGATGATGTCTCTAATACTG CAAAGGCATTAGCTGATTTGGCGCGCAACCATTCTGTGGATACCAAATTCGACTCCCCTTTTTCACTGGAGGCTAGAGCAAGG GGATTTGATGTTCCTTGGTGGAAGAAAGTATTTGGAATGAAGTTAACAG GAGGAAAACTCGATGATATTACAGTCATTGTTGGAAAAGTGAAAAACACGTGA
- the LOC107023746 gene encoding 40S ribosomal protein S4 translates to MARGLKKHLKRLNAPKHWMLDKLGGAFAPKPSSGPHKSRECLPLVIIMRNRLKYALTYREVISILMQRQVMVDGKVRTDKTYPAGFMDVVSIPKTNENFRLLYDTKGRFRLHSVRDEESKFKLCKVRSVQFGQKGIPYLNTYDGRTIRYPDPLIKANDTIKLDLESNKIVDFIKFDVGNVVMVTGGRNRGRVGVIKNREKHKGSFETLHIQDSQGHEFATRLGNVFTLGKGTKPWVSLPKGKGIKLTIIEEARKRLAAQSATPA, encoded by the exons ATG GCTAGAGGTTTGAAGAAGCATCTGAAGAGGCTCAATGCCCCAAAGCATTGGATGCTTGATAAACTTGGTGGAGCATTT GCTCCCAAGCCATCCTCTGGGCCACACAAGTCGAGAGAGTGCTTGCCGTTGGTCATTATCATGCGAAACAGGTTGAAGTATGCTCTCACATACCGAGAGGTGATCTCAATTCTGATGCAAAGACAAGTTATGGTTGATGGGAAAGTAAGGACAGATAAGACATATCCTGCTGGTTTCATGG ATGTTGTTTCAATCCCGAAGACTAATGAGAACTTCCGTCTTCTTTACGACACTAAGGGCCGATTCCGTCTTCACTCGGTCAGGGATGAGGAATCCAAG TTTAAGCTTTGCAAGGTCCGGTCTGTGCAGTTTGGTCAGAAGGGGATCCCATACCTGAACACTTACGATGGAAGAACAATCCGCTATCCTGATCCTCTCATCAAGGCCAACGATACCATAAAGCTGGACTTGGAATCTAATAAGATTGTTGATTTCATCAAGTTTGATGTTGGGAATGTTGTGATGGTTACTGGAGGTAGAAACAGGGGACGTGTTGGTGTTATTAAGAACAGGGAGAAGCATAAGGGTAGCTTTGAGACCCTCCACATTCAGGATTCACAGGGTCATGAATTTGCTACACGTTTGGGAAATGTGTTCACTCTAGGTAAGGGTACTAAGCCGTGGGTTTCACTACCCAAAGGTAAAGGAATTAAGTTGACCATCATCGAGGAGGCAAGGAAGAGGCTGGCTGCTCAATCTGCCACCCCTGCTTAA